AATCATTAATTTATTTGTGAAATGATATATAAGATCTTGAATGACATAATCtgcaatgaaaattttaagaaaaaaattgaaatattattaaaatagatgTTGTCGAAATCTTAATTTGAGGTTTTCAAAGTTTTTactatttactttaatttcaatttttgctttTAAAGTTATGTTGCaatgtcttatttttttttctaaaaacaatcCTTTTAAATTAAGCTACATAAGATTTGACGTGTCATTTAATGAGTTTAATAACAAAAGGACCTGATTGACATAACTTAGATAGTTTAATgatataattagaatattttgaagtttGAGAACCAATTTAAAATGAGAATCATAGTTTGGGATGTCTAATACAATTAATTCTGAACTTTCTTTTTTAAATCTGactaatgaaaatttgaaattcaaaatttataatttttaagccTAGTTAATATTCAATAGTTACATTAAGTGCCAATTACTTTGtaatcaaattatattaaatctcaaataaaaaaattttctctCAAACTTTTATTTAAATACATTTCACTTTTCAAGATTAATCTTTTATTTTGAATCTATAATTTTCTAGACATAATGAACATGATAAACTTAGTAAGAGACTATATTTATCGTTGATGAAAACAAAACACATTAATGTacattatttttggaaaaataataaattatttcattattacaatcatatattacattttatattaaaCACCAAAATTGTAAAAGAGAAACAACGTTATGCTATTTGCTGATCTTCATATCCATCAAAGCTTAAGCACCAGCAAATGGTTTCCATCTGAAATACATAATAACCATGCTTCAACAATAGTGGAAtgtattatttcaaaaaaatatatagatatatgtataCCGTTGTGTCTTTAGCGTTGCCTGTATTCTTCGGTGTATTTCTTGAAGATATCTTTGGAAATCCTGAACTAATATCTGCAATCAATTAAGCTATTTATACCACAAGTATTAAACCATGGCAAATTATTCACTACTTTCTctcttattaataaaattttcccCAATTTATAAAGgctttatacatacatatataaatttacaTTGATTGGggaaaagatttgaatctaccctttctattatatcattattaaacCTAATGTTTGGAgtgaaaaatagataataatttaatgtattttaaataataaatcgACACGTGATAAGTGACATAAATTCTTTTCAAGATCATCGTCTTTTCTATCAAAATTGGATAggataataatttttgtaaaattttattataataccaAAAGAAAAATACTAGCAAAAtgtaaaggaaaaaaatagaatGAGTTATTTCTTCACCTCTTCAGTATTGTCATCATCATAAACATCTTCCTCCTCTTCACTTTATTGCATGCAAATGAAATTTTGAGAAGAATTTTTCATTAATGAAAGAAAATTAAGGGAATAGAAATGTAAATCCAATTTGTATTATAATCTATGGACAAAGATGAGAGATTTACCTGCCCCATTGTGATTCATTAGCACCGAATCGTCTAGAAATTGTGTCGGACCTAAAGACATagataaaaaatatacaattacAAACTACCTTTGTtttaaacaagaattaagaaggaattttggatgattttactCATAAATTTAAACCTATTTCTTGGTGGTAGGTTTGGCAATGTTGGAGATTGAGTGATGGAAACATCTAAAGGTTTGGTAGCAGCCTCAttactcactttttcttttccttttatcattttaacatcaACTAACAAAGagaaaaatatgaagaaatgagagaagagaagagaagaaataagTTTGAATGGgagaataattatgtttatttgagTGAGAAGAGAGATTATAAAGAGGTTCATACTGGCATTGAGTAATGCCAGATGTCAATATATATATTGCTTTATTTACAAGATCAACACCCCTAAAACAAGATTACAACATTAAAAGCCCTAAACCTCGACTAAAAAACACACTTAAAGGAAAAACAACAAAAAGGAAACTACATCgacttttattttcattatttcaattcTACAACTTAAAGGCAGATAGAGGAAGAACACCAacaatatgtgtgtgtgtgtgccaTAAAGCTCAAAAAACGAAGCTAAAGAAGCATTGTAATTTAAGGATAATCACTGATTAATTAGTTGGATAAGATCAAACTAGACTGTCGACCTCTTAATGTTTTATAATAACTTTTGAGTTAATTCCATCATGCATCTCTAAATTATGGCTCTTATTTCAAATTGGTCTTCAAACTTCCAATCATTCTAATTACATCTTCAAACTACCGATGATATATTAATTAGGTCTTTccatttctaaaataattaatttaactgtGAAATGATACATAAGATCTTATATGAcataatataaaatgaaaattttaagaaaaaaatgaaatattgttaAAATAGATGTAGCCAAAATATTGGTTTTGAgattttcaaaacttttactGATGTTTTATCATTCGCTCTCTTTCTTTCTagttttacttttgtttttagtttttgcTTTTAAAAGTTAAGTTGTAACGTCAtatctatatttttaaaaaaagatcaatttaaatttaattatataagaTTTGACGTgttatttaatgattttaataatgaAATGACTTATTTGATATAACTTCATAGCTTGGGGGATGTAATTAGGATACTTTGACatttaaaaccaatttaaaatgaGAATCATAATTTGGGGATGTCTGATACAATTAATTCTTAACTTAAACTAACAAAGAGAGGAAGAAAAAAGGAATgagagaagagaagaaataagTTTGAATGGGAAAggaattaagtttattttagtgAGAAGAGAAAGAATATAAAAGTGCATACCtaaaggaaaaataatatatatttttttctttagtaATATATATTAACACATATTATTACTCAATGTCACTGTGTATCTTTATATATTCTCTCTTCTCACTCAAACAAATTTAATTCTTCTCTCATTCAAAGTTATTTATAACcttctctcatttttttttcttcttcctctcgtTGCTAGTtgataataagatgatgaaaaaaaaagaaaaaagaaatttgagtAATAAGGTTGCTTTCAAACCTTCAGTTGTCTCCATTACTTAATCTCCAACATCGTCAAGCCTACCAAAAAAACAAATGAGAAAGATATGCCATAAAGGCCAAAGcaccaaacaaaaaaaattgtaatatttaAGACTTGTTAATATTCAATAATTATATCAAGTCCCCTATTATTTTGCAATCATATTAaatctcaaataaaaaaatttctctcaaactttatttaaatattttttatctatattattttcaaaaaaaaatgatttatcTATAATTTTCTAGACACATTGAACATTAAAAACTTAGTAAGAGAGTACATCTATCATtaatgagagaacaaaacacattaaaGTACATACTGTTTTTTAACGAAAGtacattatttttttgaaaattaagaagtTATTTCATTATTACATGCATATATtgcattttatattaaaaaataaagttgtcaaataaaaataatgttatacTCTTTGTTGATTTGCATACCcttctaaaatttataataatcaagtcaaaaaaatatatttggttATTAAAGAAAAACTATTTATTTGACACATAGAGGAAGGACAAGGATAGATAAGTTTTGCTTGAATaatgttgtaacgccccaaaattcttatttttgttattgtGAAAATGTGACAATTGTGTATTTGCTTTAatggttatgtgttttgggtgtgtgtgagtggtctcaagttcaagccttgcttttgacaaattttgggttattttggaaTTAAGCCTGATACTAGTTCAGCAGACTTATATTTAATTACTTGTAATCTCATATCAGAATGGGTTTGTTGGTTTGGTGGTTAGGTGGAGTGTTGATATGTTGGAGGTCTTGAGTTTGAATCCCTGCAAGGGAGTTTATTTTTGCTCAGATAAGTGTATGAGTTTCGGTGGAATGAAAAGTCTGGGTAGTGGGATTTAGTGGATAGATTTGAGGGATATGGGAGTTATGGGAATTATTCGTttgattttattctttttctgaaaaattccCTCTCTCCTGCATATTTTTGCTACTCAGTTTGACGTTTTTCTGCAAAAATCTCATGTTCTGTTTCTTTCTGTTGATTTTCgccttttccttttttcctttctcCTTGTTCGTTTTCCTTTCAATTCGTCTCTCTCGCTTGTGTTGCAGTTGATTACATCTTGAATCGGAAAGTTTTGGTAAGATGGTTTGGTTTTCGTTCATTAATTTTGTCATTGATGAGTATCGTTAGTGCCGATTAGGTTAAGATTTAGAGGCTCAAAATCGCTGACGGAGACTTAGTTCTGTGGAAAGTACCGTTGTTCGATCGAAGGTAAGGTTTAGTTGTTCAATGGAGGAATAACTTGATTCGAGTTTGGTTTTAAAACGGCTAATTGAGTGATTTGTTGGTCAATTTAGGTTTCTGAAGGCTCGGGAGTGGTTTCGCATCGAGACGATACCAGGTGTTTACCTGATTGTACAGAAAACGTGATTGCAGCGAAAACCCTattgtcgacgccacacgagcgtatggtcactcgtgtggtaggctgtgtgccATAACACAGGCGTACGATCGATGAGGCCAGGCCGTGTACTTGGGACACAACTGTGTAATGGTCAGGTAGGTCATGTACGACACACAGGCTAGAttgatttgggccgtgtgggccacacgagcttctgggattttgggccaggtcgtgtgggcccacacgggcaggtcacatgggcgtgtgggcccatttaacTGAAAAGTTTCTTAAGGTTGGACGAGTTGCCCAAGCCTACTGTGAACCTACTGTGGGGGTCGATAAGCACTATTTAGATCCCTATATGCGTAAATTGAATGCATGATAAATGTACAGAGCATGATGCTTATGCATGTATACTGAACTGTATGTGTAACTGCTAATTATGAAATAGCATGTCATTTATTGTAtgtttgcattgcattgggttgggatgatGATATATAAATGAAGTGTACTGAAAGACTCTTAAGCCTAATATCTAGTAACATAGTTGCAAATCTACTGATAATGTGCCGCATtcagtactacttggagtgtagagATGAGTAGGAgtttttaaaccccacatggagtgtagggatagaCGAAGATGGGTAGGACTCTGTTACTAGTTACTGTATACATGACtgttactgtgatgggctaagaccCTAGTGCATAACTGATATTGAATACTCAAACTGAActaggctaaggcccaaactgctaCTGgaactgtaatgggcttaggctcAAGTTGCATATGACTGTTTACTGCTAATtgactgtatgcatgttttctgtggggattacacactgagtttacataaactcactcCTTTctgttaactgtgcaggtaatccctagacttgatggtTCGGCGCAGCGGAGGACTCTACAGTGGCCACATGTTTATCACACTATTGAGACTTTATGGTTTTATTCTCTATTTTTATGGGTTGTTTTGATGTAACTTGGACTTTTGGACTGTTTGcttttgttttgggtttaaacTATTTTCATGAGATTTTGAAATGCAATGAAAACTCGATATTATTAAAATCAATGTTTTTCTTAAATGTGAACGGTTTTCTTCAAATATCATGGTTTAATAGCTTCCGCCACAAGATATGTTTTTAAACGAGTCAAATTAGCGAGGAAATAAGTTTTGAAATTGACGAGAGATAAATAAAAGCTAATAAACGGAAACAGCTTTAACTTGATGAATTCGATTTTCaaattccattccatgtgacatcgccagattcagccataatgtctaggccgagtttgcgGTGTtacaaatgtaataccccaaaaccCGACTTAGAAGTTTCGACCAGAGTCACATTTGCCACCGAGATGACTCAAAATAAAATGTCATTCAGTTATCTTAAaaccatataaaaataattatgtaatagCTTTGAAACCGAACTGAATTTGGTAATCATAATATTAAAGTCATACGACATAAAAGTACCAAAACAATTAAGTTAACTTAAACCGAAAATCCCATTATGTAATTCATTTAAAGTTAATTACAAAACCAACTGAATCGAAACAAAGTACTATAGAAAACTTATTTAAACAGACCAGAACGAAATATATTGAGATTCTTCGATTTACTGAGTCCGAGACCTAACCTTGCGttttacctgaaaagaggaaacagaGGGAGTGAGCTATGAAAGTTCAATGTGATTTTAAAACAAACGTAAATAAGTAGTGTTAAATGAATGACCAAACACACGGAAATCTTAGCAGTTTAATATCTATACACATTGTATAAGTGAATCAGTACACTAATATTTTATCATAAGTGGATAAAACCTAAGACCTCTAGAAAGTGCACTAGCTACTTAACCATTATATCTAGGTCATTTATTAGTTACTTATTTCAATTAACCCTATATATTTTGGGGTGTTTCAAGTTTAATGCATACAAGTATTTCGTTGGAACATTGATACATAACTAATGGAATGCCTAGATTATCTCTATTGCCCGATAAAATAATATTGTCAGTATTGGTAGAAATGATCTTTCCTTCGTGATCAGCTATAGCGGGAACTCTTGAATCTAGAGCCAGTTTTCATTCCAACCCAGTTCCAACAATGCACTTCTTGGAAAGAGAAAGCGAACCTACTTGGTGTAGCTACGTAAAAATTTGCTTTggtcgctaattgaggcgattattgaaaatttgaaaaccaactttcgattttattaaaaaagggagttgccaccgatcttttttctaggtgtgatcgtaCACCTAATAAATcttctttttagaaaaaaaatatttttgagtaaaaagaagaaggccgagtttaggtctacat
The sequence above is drawn from the Gossypium hirsutum isolate 1008001.06 chromosome A05, Gossypium_hirsutum_v2.1, whole genome shotgun sequence genome and encodes:
- the LOC121229495 gene encoding uncharacterized protein, with the protein product MNLFIISLLTQINIIILPFKLISSLLFSHFFIFFSLLVDVKMIKGKEKVSNEAATKPLDVSITQSPTLPNLPPRNRSDTISRRFGANESQWGSEEEEDVYDDDNTEEILVQDFQRYLQEIHRRIQATLKTQRWKPFAGA